From Xyrauchen texanus isolate HMW12.3.18 chromosome 12, RBS_HiC_50CHRs, whole genome shotgun sequence, one genomic window encodes:
- the pecam1a gene encoding platelet endothelial cell adhesion molecule isoform X3, with the protein MVDCVSLHSPVRMSACYLCIGLLHISLWLAVDTQTAFTIDQVMLTLLPGNEVATGTSVTLRCEAKVSQSVPQPLTYTFSFLLDDQVVYSKKISDAAVERSLSPARVSNSGLYKCSVHIYDKFKKSDGQRLTVTGFQTPLLKVKSDIVSEGEDIHATCSAGEETGSLMYFFYENDQEVKRVTSSNSSVTTTLTMQKLRDTYLQCAYMVMMQPKAGNSNKSNTVKVIVQDLEGITPNIHISPKANVVEGDRVTIKCHVQYPSDLEVFLTKGSTVLHKSHTGFSHSFTVRVEDSGEYVCKAEKGNVQKKTTYWLNVAELFSRPILRLIPDQVFEGEHFHLNCSSVIISTQKISRADIKYVLLKENRLIASLANYTDTARRTTNGKYSCMAEAKGINKTSLPLVFKVKVPVSAPVIRAVSKVIVGRSFKVLCEAENGTLPISYTLMKGHSRVADVTVVEAADRAFFDITYISSPQEINNFTCQAHNQGPSLSMHSGPLRAPVIVPVSKPVLMVEPKGFTVTEESDLLLICSVQQGTNPITFTWYHYGVLIPFSTQEVMKSQGTHVVKAIKRDQRGSYYCEASNQAIDSHSSFPVTIAVSLAIWKKALIGVSCILLLVAIIIVLTVFFKKMSNPRRKKQANELSVKPRPKSGDPMRMSLTLDIEDNTALNGTPCVMGRNVWSENVSGSESEDQSKEDTELVQPQEVDPSKEVLMKKAIECENSVQYTEVQVSTQGALEQTEDQAALEYVQLSNSEQEPA; encoded by the exons ATGGTAGACTGTGTGTCTTTACATTCACCTGTGAGGATGAGTGCCTGTTACCTCTGTATAGGACTCCTGCACATCAGCCTAT GGCTTGCGGTCGACACACAGACAG CGTTCACCATTGATCAGGTGATGTTGACTCTTCTTCCTGGTAATGAGGTGGCGACTGGCACTAGCGTGACCTTGCGTTGTGAAGCCAAGGTCAGTCAAAGTGTTCCCCAGCCCCTCACATACACCTTCAGCTTCCTGCTGGACGATCAGGTGGTGTACTCCAAAAAAATCAGTGATGCAGCCGTGGAGCGCAGCTTATCTCCAGCCAGGGTGTCTAACTCGGGTCTCTACAAATGTTCTGTCCACATATACGACAAATTTAAGAAGAGCGACGGTCAGAGACTTACTGTCACAG GCTTTCAAACCCCCTTGCTGAAGGTGAAGTCTGATATCGTGTCTGAGGGAGAAGACATCCATGCCACATGCAGTGCTGGAGAGGAGACCGGCAGTCTGATGTACTTCTTTTACGAGAATGACCAGGAGGTGAAGCGGGTCACTAGTAGCAACAGCTCTGTGACGACTACACTTACCATGCAGAAGCTCAGAGACACTTACCTGCAATGTGCCTATATGGTCATGATGCAACCAAAAGCGGGCAATTCCAACAAGAGCAACACTGTGAAAGTAATCGTACAAG atctTGAGGGGATCACCCCTAATATACATATTTCCCCCAAAGCAAATGTTGTTGAGGGTGACCGGGTAACGATCAAATGTCATGTGCAATACCCCTCTGATCTTGAGGTTTTCCTCACCAAAGGCAGCACTGTACTTCATAAATCTCACACAGGCTTCTCACACAGCTTTACAGTAAGAGTGGAGGATTCAGGGGAATATGTTTGTAAAGCAGAGAAAGGCAACGTGCAAAAGAAGACAACCTATTGGCTAAATGTAGCAG AACTGTTCTCGAGGCCCATTTTAAGACTGATCCCAGATCAGGTGTTTGAAGGAGAACACTTCCATCTGAACTGCAGCAGTGTCATAATCTCCACACAAAAAATCAGCAGAGCAGATATAAAGTATGTTTTGCTGAAAGAAAATAGGCTTATTGCTTCATTGGCCAACTACACAGACACTGCCAGGCGCACCACCAATGGGAAATACTCCTGCATGGCTGAGGCAAAGGGAATTAACAAGACCAGCTTACCACTCGTTTTTAAAGTGAAAG TGCCCGTTTCTGCTCCAGTCATTCGTGCTGTTAGTAAGGTGATTGTGGGTCGGTCATTCAAGGTTTTGTGTGAGGCTGAGAATGGAACGCTGCCCATATCCTACACATTAATGAAAGGACACAGTCGGGTGGCTGATGTGACAGTGGTTGAGGCAGCTGACAGGGCGTTCTTCGATATAACCTACATTAGTTCTCCACAGGAGATCAACAACTTCACTTGCCAGGCTCATAACCAGGGGCCATCATTAAGTATGCACAGTGGCCCCCTCAGAGCACCGGTCATAG TACCAGTCTCCAAGCCAGTGCTTATGGTGGAGCCGAAGGgatttactgtcacagaggagtcAGATCTGCTCCTCATCTGTAGTGTACAGCAAGGCACTAACCCCATCACCTTCACCTGGTATCATTATGGGGTTTTGATCCCTTTCTCCACCCAAGAAGTCATGAAGTCACAAGGTACACATGTCGTCAAGGCCATCAAACGAGACCAAAGAGGCAGCTATTACTGCGAGGCGTCCAATCAAGCAATTGACAGTCACAGCAGTTTTCCAGTCACAATTGCGG TCAGTTTAGCCATTTGGAAGAAGGCTCTTATTGGAGTTTCCTGTATCTTGCTTTTGGTGGCAATCATCATAGTTCTGACAGTCTTTTTCAAGAAAATGTCAAACCCACGCAGAAAAAAGCAAGCAAATGAGTTATCAGT AAAACCAAGACCTAAATCAGGTGACCCAATGAGAATGAGCCTTACTCTTGACATTGAAGACAACACTGCTCTCAATG GAACTCCATGTGTGATGGGCAGGAATGTCTGGAGTGAAAATGTATCAGGTTCAG AATCTGAAGATCAAAGTAAGGAGGACACTGAGCTGGTTCAACCACAGGAAGTGGATCCAAGCAAAG AAGTCCTGATGAAGAAAGCTATAGAGTGTGAAAACAGTGTCCAGTATACAGAGGTCCAGGTGTCAACACAAG gaGCTTTGGAGCAGACAGAGGAC cAGGCAGCTCTGGAGTATGTACAACTCAGCAACAGTGAGCAAGAACCTGCGTAG
- the pecam1a gene encoding platelet endothelial cell adhesion molecule isoform X1 → MVDCVSLHSPVRMSACYLCIGLLHISLWLAVDTQTAFTIDQVMLTLLPGNEVATGTSVTLRCEAKVSQSVPQPLTYTFSFLLDDQVVYSKKISDAAVERSLSPARVSNSGLYKCSVHIYDKFKKSDGQRLTVTGFQTPLLKVKSDIVSEGEDIHATCSAGEETGSLMYFFYENDQEVKRVTSSNSSVTTTLTMQKLRDTYLQCAYMVMMQPKAGNSNKSNTVKVIVQDLEGITPNIHISPKANVVEGDRVTIKCHVQYPSDLEVFLTKGSTVLHKSHTGFSHSFTVRVEDSGEYVCKAEKGNVQKKTTYWLNVAELFSRPILRLIPDQVFEGEHFHLNCSSVIISTQKISRADIKYVLLKENRLIASLANYTDTARRTTNGKYSCMAEAKGINKTSLPLVFKVKVPVSAPVIRAVSKVIVGRSFKVLCEAENGTLPISYTLMKGHSRVADVTVVEAADRAFFDITYISSPQEINNFTCQAHNQGPSLSMHSGPLRAPVIVPVSKPVLMVEPKGFTVTEESDLLLICSVQQGTNPITFTWYHYGVLIPFSTQEVMKSQGTHVVKAIKRDQRGSYYCEASNQAIDSHSSFPVTIAVSLAIWKKALIGVSCILLLVAIIIVLTVFFKKMSNPRRKKQANELSVKPRPKSGDPMRMSLTLDIEDNTALNGTPCVMGRNVWSENVSGSESEDQSKEDTELVQPQEVDPSKEVLMKKAIECENSVQYTEVQVSTQGALEQTEDVSEAHRHTDPNVAGSSGVCTTQQQ, encoded by the exons ATGGTAGACTGTGTGTCTTTACATTCACCTGTGAGGATGAGTGCCTGTTACCTCTGTATAGGACTCCTGCACATCAGCCTAT GGCTTGCGGTCGACACACAGACAG CGTTCACCATTGATCAGGTGATGTTGACTCTTCTTCCTGGTAATGAGGTGGCGACTGGCACTAGCGTGACCTTGCGTTGTGAAGCCAAGGTCAGTCAAAGTGTTCCCCAGCCCCTCACATACACCTTCAGCTTCCTGCTGGACGATCAGGTGGTGTACTCCAAAAAAATCAGTGATGCAGCCGTGGAGCGCAGCTTATCTCCAGCCAGGGTGTCTAACTCGGGTCTCTACAAATGTTCTGTCCACATATACGACAAATTTAAGAAGAGCGACGGTCAGAGACTTACTGTCACAG GCTTTCAAACCCCCTTGCTGAAGGTGAAGTCTGATATCGTGTCTGAGGGAGAAGACATCCATGCCACATGCAGTGCTGGAGAGGAGACCGGCAGTCTGATGTACTTCTTTTACGAGAATGACCAGGAGGTGAAGCGGGTCACTAGTAGCAACAGCTCTGTGACGACTACACTTACCATGCAGAAGCTCAGAGACACTTACCTGCAATGTGCCTATATGGTCATGATGCAACCAAAAGCGGGCAATTCCAACAAGAGCAACACTGTGAAAGTAATCGTACAAG atctTGAGGGGATCACCCCTAATATACATATTTCCCCCAAAGCAAATGTTGTTGAGGGTGACCGGGTAACGATCAAATGTCATGTGCAATACCCCTCTGATCTTGAGGTTTTCCTCACCAAAGGCAGCACTGTACTTCATAAATCTCACACAGGCTTCTCACACAGCTTTACAGTAAGAGTGGAGGATTCAGGGGAATATGTTTGTAAAGCAGAGAAAGGCAACGTGCAAAAGAAGACAACCTATTGGCTAAATGTAGCAG AACTGTTCTCGAGGCCCATTTTAAGACTGATCCCAGATCAGGTGTTTGAAGGAGAACACTTCCATCTGAACTGCAGCAGTGTCATAATCTCCACACAAAAAATCAGCAGAGCAGATATAAAGTATGTTTTGCTGAAAGAAAATAGGCTTATTGCTTCATTGGCCAACTACACAGACACTGCCAGGCGCACCACCAATGGGAAATACTCCTGCATGGCTGAGGCAAAGGGAATTAACAAGACCAGCTTACCACTCGTTTTTAAAGTGAAAG TGCCCGTTTCTGCTCCAGTCATTCGTGCTGTTAGTAAGGTGATTGTGGGTCGGTCATTCAAGGTTTTGTGTGAGGCTGAGAATGGAACGCTGCCCATATCCTACACATTAATGAAAGGACACAGTCGGGTGGCTGATGTGACAGTGGTTGAGGCAGCTGACAGGGCGTTCTTCGATATAACCTACATTAGTTCTCCACAGGAGATCAACAACTTCACTTGCCAGGCTCATAACCAGGGGCCATCATTAAGTATGCACAGTGGCCCCCTCAGAGCACCGGTCATAG TACCAGTCTCCAAGCCAGTGCTTATGGTGGAGCCGAAGGgatttactgtcacagaggagtcAGATCTGCTCCTCATCTGTAGTGTACAGCAAGGCACTAACCCCATCACCTTCACCTGGTATCATTATGGGGTTTTGATCCCTTTCTCCACCCAAGAAGTCATGAAGTCACAAGGTACACATGTCGTCAAGGCCATCAAACGAGACCAAAGAGGCAGCTATTACTGCGAGGCGTCCAATCAAGCAATTGACAGTCACAGCAGTTTTCCAGTCACAATTGCGG TCAGTTTAGCCATTTGGAAGAAGGCTCTTATTGGAGTTTCCTGTATCTTGCTTTTGGTGGCAATCATCATAGTTCTGACAGTCTTTTTCAAGAAAATGTCAAACCCACGCAGAAAAAAGCAAGCAAATGAGTTATCAGT AAAACCAAGACCTAAATCAGGTGACCCAATGAGAATGAGCCTTACTCTTGACATTGAAGACAACACTGCTCTCAATG GAACTCCATGTGTGATGGGCAGGAATGTCTGGAGTGAAAATGTATCAGGTTCAG AATCTGAAGATCAAAGTAAGGAGGACACTGAGCTGGTTCAACCACAGGAAGTGGATCCAAGCAAAG AAGTCCTGATGAAGAAAGCTATAGAGTGTGAAAACAGTGTCCAGTATACAGAGGTCCAGGTGTCAACACAAG gaGCTTTGGAGCAGACAGAGGACGTAAGTgaagcacacagacacacagatccAAATGTAG cAGGCAGCTCTGGAGTATGTACAACTCAGCAACAGTGA
- the pecam1a gene encoding platelet endothelial cell adhesion molecule isoform X4 translates to MVDCVSLHSPVRMSACYLCIGLLHISLWLAVDTQTAFTIDQVMLTLLPGNEVATGTSVTLRCEAKVSQSVPQPLTYTFSFLLDDQVVYSKKISDAAVERSLSPARVSNSGLYKCSVHIYDKFKKSDGQRLTVTGFQTPLLKVKSDIVSEGEDIHATCSAGEETGSLMYFFYENDQEVKRVTSSNSSVTTTLTMQKLRDTYLQCAYMVMMQPKAGNSNKSNTVKVIVQDLEGITPNIHISPKANVVEGDRVTIKCHVQYPSDLEVFLTKGSTVLHKSHTGFSHSFTVRVEDSGEYVCKAEKGNVQKKTTYWLNVAELFSRPILRLIPDQVFEGEHFHLNCSSVIISTQKISRADIKYVLLKENRLIASLANYTDTARRTTNGKYSCMAEAKGINKTSLPLVFKVKVPVSAPVIRAVSKVIVGRSFKVLCEAENGTLPISYTLMKGHSRVADVTVVEAADRAFFDITYISSPQEINNFTCQAHNQGPSLSMHSGPLRAPVIVPVSKPVLMVEPKGFTVTEESDLLLICSVQQGTNPITFTWYHYGVLIPFSTQEVMKSQGTHVVKAIKRDQRGSYYCEASNQAIDSHSSFPVTIAVSLAIWKKALIGVSCILLLVAIIIVLTVFFKKMSNPRRKKQANELSVKPRPKSGDPMRMSLTLDIEDNTALNGTPCVMGRNVWSENVSGSESEDQSKEDTELVQPQEVDPSKEVLMKKAIECENSVQYTEVQVSTQGALEQTEDAALEYVQLSNSEQEPA, encoded by the exons ATGGTAGACTGTGTGTCTTTACATTCACCTGTGAGGATGAGTGCCTGTTACCTCTGTATAGGACTCCTGCACATCAGCCTAT GGCTTGCGGTCGACACACAGACAG CGTTCACCATTGATCAGGTGATGTTGACTCTTCTTCCTGGTAATGAGGTGGCGACTGGCACTAGCGTGACCTTGCGTTGTGAAGCCAAGGTCAGTCAAAGTGTTCCCCAGCCCCTCACATACACCTTCAGCTTCCTGCTGGACGATCAGGTGGTGTACTCCAAAAAAATCAGTGATGCAGCCGTGGAGCGCAGCTTATCTCCAGCCAGGGTGTCTAACTCGGGTCTCTACAAATGTTCTGTCCACATATACGACAAATTTAAGAAGAGCGACGGTCAGAGACTTACTGTCACAG GCTTTCAAACCCCCTTGCTGAAGGTGAAGTCTGATATCGTGTCTGAGGGAGAAGACATCCATGCCACATGCAGTGCTGGAGAGGAGACCGGCAGTCTGATGTACTTCTTTTACGAGAATGACCAGGAGGTGAAGCGGGTCACTAGTAGCAACAGCTCTGTGACGACTACACTTACCATGCAGAAGCTCAGAGACACTTACCTGCAATGTGCCTATATGGTCATGATGCAACCAAAAGCGGGCAATTCCAACAAGAGCAACACTGTGAAAGTAATCGTACAAG atctTGAGGGGATCACCCCTAATATACATATTTCCCCCAAAGCAAATGTTGTTGAGGGTGACCGGGTAACGATCAAATGTCATGTGCAATACCCCTCTGATCTTGAGGTTTTCCTCACCAAAGGCAGCACTGTACTTCATAAATCTCACACAGGCTTCTCACACAGCTTTACAGTAAGAGTGGAGGATTCAGGGGAATATGTTTGTAAAGCAGAGAAAGGCAACGTGCAAAAGAAGACAACCTATTGGCTAAATGTAGCAG AACTGTTCTCGAGGCCCATTTTAAGACTGATCCCAGATCAGGTGTTTGAAGGAGAACACTTCCATCTGAACTGCAGCAGTGTCATAATCTCCACACAAAAAATCAGCAGAGCAGATATAAAGTATGTTTTGCTGAAAGAAAATAGGCTTATTGCTTCATTGGCCAACTACACAGACACTGCCAGGCGCACCACCAATGGGAAATACTCCTGCATGGCTGAGGCAAAGGGAATTAACAAGACCAGCTTACCACTCGTTTTTAAAGTGAAAG TGCCCGTTTCTGCTCCAGTCATTCGTGCTGTTAGTAAGGTGATTGTGGGTCGGTCATTCAAGGTTTTGTGTGAGGCTGAGAATGGAACGCTGCCCATATCCTACACATTAATGAAAGGACACAGTCGGGTGGCTGATGTGACAGTGGTTGAGGCAGCTGACAGGGCGTTCTTCGATATAACCTACATTAGTTCTCCACAGGAGATCAACAACTTCACTTGCCAGGCTCATAACCAGGGGCCATCATTAAGTATGCACAGTGGCCCCCTCAGAGCACCGGTCATAG TACCAGTCTCCAAGCCAGTGCTTATGGTGGAGCCGAAGGgatttactgtcacagaggagtcAGATCTGCTCCTCATCTGTAGTGTACAGCAAGGCACTAACCCCATCACCTTCACCTGGTATCATTATGGGGTTTTGATCCCTTTCTCCACCCAAGAAGTCATGAAGTCACAAGGTACACATGTCGTCAAGGCCATCAAACGAGACCAAAGAGGCAGCTATTACTGCGAGGCGTCCAATCAAGCAATTGACAGTCACAGCAGTTTTCCAGTCACAATTGCGG TCAGTTTAGCCATTTGGAAGAAGGCTCTTATTGGAGTTTCCTGTATCTTGCTTTTGGTGGCAATCATCATAGTTCTGACAGTCTTTTTCAAGAAAATGTCAAACCCACGCAGAAAAAAGCAAGCAAATGAGTTATCAGT AAAACCAAGACCTAAATCAGGTGACCCAATGAGAATGAGCCTTACTCTTGACATTGAAGACAACACTGCTCTCAATG GAACTCCATGTGTGATGGGCAGGAATGTCTGGAGTGAAAATGTATCAGGTTCAG AATCTGAAGATCAAAGTAAGGAGGACACTGAGCTGGTTCAACCACAGGAAGTGGATCCAAGCAAAG AAGTCCTGATGAAGAAAGCTATAGAGTGTGAAAACAGTGTCCAGTATACAGAGGTCCAGGTGTCAACACAAG gaGCTTTGGAGCAGACAGAGGAC GCAGCTCTGGAGTATGTACAACTCAGCAACAGTGAGCAAGAACCTGCGTAG
- the pecam1a gene encoding platelet endothelial cell adhesion molecule isoform X2, with translation MVDCVSLHSPVRMSACYLCIGLLHISLWLAVDTQTAFTIDQVMLTLLPGNEVATGTSVTLRCEAKVSQSVPQPLTYTFSFLLDDQVVYSKKISDAAVERSLSPARVSNSGLYKCSVHIYDKFKKSDGQRLTVTGFQTPLLKVKSDIVSEGEDIHATCSAGEETGSLMYFFYENDQEVKRVTSSNSSVTTTLTMQKLRDTYLQCAYMVMMQPKAGNSNKSNTVKVIVQDLEGITPNIHISPKANVVEGDRVTIKCHVQYPSDLEVFLTKGSTVLHKSHTGFSHSFTVRVEDSGEYVCKAEKGNVQKKTTYWLNVAELFSRPILRLIPDQVFEGEHFHLNCSSVIISTQKISRADIKYVLLKENRLIASLANYTDTARRTTNGKYSCMAEAKGINKTSLPLVFKVKVPVSAPVIRAVSKVIVGRSFKVLCEAENGTLPISYTLMKGHSRVADVTVVEAADRAFFDITYISSPQEINNFTCQAHNQGPSLSMHSGPLRAPVIVPVSKPVLMVEPKGFTVTEESDLLLICSVQQGTNPITFTWYHYGVLIPFSTQEVMKSQGTHVVKAIKRDQRGSYYCEASNQAIDSHSSFPVTIAVSLAIWKKALIGVSCILLLVAIIIVLTVFFKKMSNPRRKKQANELSVKPRPKSGDPMRMSLTLDIEDNTALNGTPCVMGRNVWSENVSGSESEDQSKEDTELVQPQEVDPSKEVLMKKAIECENSVQYTEVQVSTQGALEQTEDVSEAHRHTDPNVGSSGVCTTQQQ, from the exons ATGGTAGACTGTGTGTCTTTACATTCACCTGTGAGGATGAGTGCCTGTTACCTCTGTATAGGACTCCTGCACATCAGCCTAT GGCTTGCGGTCGACACACAGACAG CGTTCACCATTGATCAGGTGATGTTGACTCTTCTTCCTGGTAATGAGGTGGCGACTGGCACTAGCGTGACCTTGCGTTGTGAAGCCAAGGTCAGTCAAAGTGTTCCCCAGCCCCTCACATACACCTTCAGCTTCCTGCTGGACGATCAGGTGGTGTACTCCAAAAAAATCAGTGATGCAGCCGTGGAGCGCAGCTTATCTCCAGCCAGGGTGTCTAACTCGGGTCTCTACAAATGTTCTGTCCACATATACGACAAATTTAAGAAGAGCGACGGTCAGAGACTTACTGTCACAG GCTTTCAAACCCCCTTGCTGAAGGTGAAGTCTGATATCGTGTCTGAGGGAGAAGACATCCATGCCACATGCAGTGCTGGAGAGGAGACCGGCAGTCTGATGTACTTCTTTTACGAGAATGACCAGGAGGTGAAGCGGGTCACTAGTAGCAACAGCTCTGTGACGACTACACTTACCATGCAGAAGCTCAGAGACACTTACCTGCAATGTGCCTATATGGTCATGATGCAACCAAAAGCGGGCAATTCCAACAAGAGCAACACTGTGAAAGTAATCGTACAAG atctTGAGGGGATCACCCCTAATATACATATTTCCCCCAAAGCAAATGTTGTTGAGGGTGACCGGGTAACGATCAAATGTCATGTGCAATACCCCTCTGATCTTGAGGTTTTCCTCACCAAAGGCAGCACTGTACTTCATAAATCTCACACAGGCTTCTCACACAGCTTTACAGTAAGAGTGGAGGATTCAGGGGAATATGTTTGTAAAGCAGAGAAAGGCAACGTGCAAAAGAAGACAACCTATTGGCTAAATGTAGCAG AACTGTTCTCGAGGCCCATTTTAAGACTGATCCCAGATCAGGTGTTTGAAGGAGAACACTTCCATCTGAACTGCAGCAGTGTCATAATCTCCACACAAAAAATCAGCAGAGCAGATATAAAGTATGTTTTGCTGAAAGAAAATAGGCTTATTGCTTCATTGGCCAACTACACAGACACTGCCAGGCGCACCACCAATGGGAAATACTCCTGCATGGCTGAGGCAAAGGGAATTAACAAGACCAGCTTACCACTCGTTTTTAAAGTGAAAG TGCCCGTTTCTGCTCCAGTCATTCGTGCTGTTAGTAAGGTGATTGTGGGTCGGTCATTCAAGGTTTTGTGTGAGGCTGAGAATGGAACGCTGCCCATATCCTACACATTAATGAAAGGACACAGTCGGGTGGCTGATGTGACAGTGGTTGAGGCAGCTGACAGGGCGTTCTTCGATATAACCTACATTAGTTCTCCACAGGAGATCAACAACTTCACTTGCCAGGCTCATAACCAGGGGCCATCATTAAGTATGCACAGTGGCCCCCTCAGAGCACCGGTCATAG TACCAGTCTCCAAGCCAGTGCTTATGGTGGAGCCGAAGGgatttactgtcacagaggagtcAGATCTGCTCCTCATCTGTAGTGTACAGCAAGGCACTAACCCCATCACCTTCACCTGGTATCATTATGGGGTTTTGATCCCTTTCTCCACCCAAGAAGTCATGAAGTCACAAGGTACACATGTCGTCAAGGCCATCAAACGAGACCAAAGAGGCAGCTATTACTGCGAGGCGTCCAATCAAGCAATTGACAGTCACAGCAGTTTTCCAGTCACAATTGCGG TCAGTTTAGCCATTTGGAAGAAGGCTCTTATTGGAGTTTCCTGTATCTTGCTTTTGGTGGCAATCATCATAGTTCTGACAGTCTTTTTCAAGAAAATGTCAAACCCACGCAGAAAAAAGCAAGCAAATGAGTTATCAGT AAAACCAAGACCTAAATCAGGTGACCCAATGAGAATGAGCCTTACTCTTGACATTGAAGACAACACTGCTCTCAATG GAACTCCATGTGTGATGGGCAGGAATGTCTGGAGTGAAAATGTATCAGGTTCAG AATCTGAAGATCAAAGTAAGGAGGACACTGAGCTGGTTCAACCACAGGAAGTGGATCCAAGCAAAG AAGTCCTGATGAAGAAAGCTATAGAGTGTGAAAACAGTGTCCAGTATACAGAGGTCCAGGTGTCAACACAAG gaGCTTTGGAGCAGACAGAGGACGTAAGTgaagcacacagacacacagatccAAATGTAG GCAGCTCTGGAGTATGTACAACTCAGCAACAGTGA